In Nitrospirota bacterium, a single genomic region encodes these proteins:
- a CDS encoding HAD-IA family hydrolase encodes MNLIGFDLDGTLEDSRNDMVSAVHRVRAGLGLSPQADDAIRPWVNRGMDQLYRACFDDYLEGNDSRLVDVRARYEADYLDHVAHDTRLYPGIADSLERLAYVGRLAVITNKPERISQRLIEALGIDAFFAAVIGGDTCAASKPDPLVLSEAARRCAFDAARGRAVMIGDTTADIALGQAFGAATIWCAWGYVDRPDREPDFVAAHPTDLPGLVQKALIA; translated from the coding sequence GTGAACCTGATCGGATTCGATCTCGACGGCACGCTGGAAGACAGCCGGAACGACATGGTGTCCGCGGTTCACCGCGTGCGTGCGGGACTCGGGCTGTCCCCGCAGGCCGACGACGCCATCCGTCCCTGGGTGAACCGGGGCATGGATCAGCTCTACCGCGCGTGTTTCGACGACTATCTCGAGGGCAACGACAGCCGGCTGGTCGATGTCCGCGCGCGCTATGAGGCCGATTACCTGGACCACGTGGCGCACGACACCCGCCTCTATCCGGGGATCGCGGACTCGCTGGAACGGCTGGCGTACGTCGGCCGACTGGCCGTGATCACCAACAAGCCGGAACGGATCTCCCAACGGCTGATCGAGGCGCTCGGGATCGACGCGTTCTTCGCGGCGGTGATCGGCGGCGACACGTGCGCGGCGAGCAAACCCGATCCCCTCGTGTTGTCCGAAGCCGCCCGGCGGTGTGCATTCGACGCGGCACGGGGCCGCGCGGTCATGATCGGAGACACCACCGCCGACATCGCGCTCGGACAGGCGTTCGGCGCCGCCACGATCTGGTGCGCGTGGGGATACGTTGACCGGCCCGATCGCGAGCCGGACTTCGTGGCCGCACATCCTACCGATCTTCCCGGCCTCGTTCAGAAGGCGCTCATCGCTTAG
- a CDS encoding cupin domain-containing protein, translated as MSNRSKMVTLPNGVRLVKWGRTEEPTAESVAEEMRRFGYAVYDLQTVAPWFERSRHAHDEPEIRGAVSGAITFHFDEFPVTIEAGDILLIPGGMAHEVISHNSRPFSAYKGSLSGQRRVTEHGDGAGSVEQLTRRTDPANA; from the coding sequence ATGAGTAATCGATCCAAAATGGTGACATTGCCCAACGGGGTCCGACTCGTGAAGTGGGGCCGCACCGAGGAGCCCACCGCGGAGTCGGTGGCCGAAGAGATGCGACGGTTCGGGTACGCGGTGTACGACCTGCAAACCGTCGCGCCGTGGTTCGAACGCAGCCGGCACGCGCACGACGAACCGGAAATCCGGGGCGCGGTATCCGGCGCGATCACGTTTCACTTCGACGAGTTCCCGGTGACCATCGAAGCGGGCGACATCCTGTTGATTCCGGGCGGGATGGCGCACGAAGTGATCAGCCACAACAGCCGCCCGTTCTCGGCGTACAAGGGCTCATTGAGCGGCCAGCGCCGCGTGACCGAACACGGGGACGGCGCGGGCAGCGTCGAACAATTGACTCGCCGGACCGATCCCGCCAACGCGTGA